A single genomic interval of Oryza sativa Japonica Group chromosome 7, ASM3414082v1 harbors:
- the LOC4343910 gene encoding sucrose synthase 3, with protein MGETTGERALTRLHSMRERIGDSLSAHTNELVAVFSRLVNQGKGMLQPHQIIAEYNAAIPEGEREKLKDSALEDVLRGAQEAIVIPPWIALAIRPRPGVWEYLRINVSQLGVEELSVPEYLQFKEQLVDGSTQNNFVLELDFEPFNASFPRPSLSKSIGNGVQFLNRHLSSKLFHDKESMYPLLNFLRAHNYKGMTMMLNDRIRSLDALQGALRKAEKHLAGITADTPYSEFHHRFQELGLEKGWGDCAQRVRETIHLLLDLLEAPEPSALEKFLGTIPMVFNVVILSPHGYFAQANVLGYPDTGGQVVYILDQVRAMENEMLLRIKQQGLNITPRILIVTRLLPDAHGTTCGQRLEKVLGTEHTHILRVPFRTENGTVRKWISRFEVWPYLETYTDDVAHEISGELQATPDLIIGNYSDGNLVACLLAHKLGVTHCTIAHALEKTKYPNSDLYWKKFEDHYHFSCQFTADLIAMNHADFIITSTFQEIAGNKETVGQYESHMAFTMPGLYRVVHGIDVFDPKFNIVSPGADMSIYFPFTESQKRLTSLHLEIEELLFSDVENTEHKFVLKDKKKPIIFSMARLDHVKNLTGLVELYGRNPRLQELVNLVVVCGDHGKESKDKEEQAEFKKMFNLIEQYNLNGHIRWISAQMNRVRNGELYRYICDMRGAFVQPALYEAFGLTVIEAMTCGLPTFATAYGGPAEIIVHGVSGYHIDPYQNDKASALLVEFFEKCQEDPNHWIKISQGGLQRIEEKYTWKLYSERLMTLSGVYGFWKYVTNLDRRETRRYLEMLYALKYRKMATTVPLAIEGEASTK; from the exons ATGGGGGAAACTACTGGAGAACGTGCCCTGACCCGTCTCCACAGCATGAGGGAGCGCATCGGCGATTCCCTCTCCGCGCACACCAATGAGCTTGTGGCTGTCTTCTCAAG GCTTGTGAACCAAGGAAAGGGAATGCTACAGCCCCACCAGATCATTGCTGAGTACAACGCCGCAATCCCTGAGGGCGAGCGTGAGAAGCTGAAGGACTCTGCCTTAGAGGATGTCCTGAGGGGAGCACAG GAGGCGATTGTCATCCCTCCATGGATTGCCCTTGCCATTCGCCCAAGGCCTGGTGTCTGGGAGTATCTGAGGATCAATGTAAGCCAGCTTGGTGTTGAGGAGCTGAGTGTCCCTGAATACTTGCAGTTCAAGGAGCAGCTTGTGGATGGAAG CACCCAGAACAACTTTGTGCTTGAGCTGGACTTTGAGCCATTCAATGCCTCCTTCCCTCGCCCATCGTTGTCGAAGTCTATTGGCAATGGGGTGCAGTTCTTGAACAGGCACCTGTCGTCAAAGCTGTTCCATGACAAAGAGAGCATGTACCCCCTGCTCAACTTTCTTCGTGCGCACAACTACAAAGGGATG ACCATGATGTTGAACGACAGGATTCGCAGTCTCGATGCTCTCCAAGGTGCATTGAGGAAGGCAGAAAAACATCTTGCAGGCATTACAGCTGACACCCCATATTCAGAGTTCCATCACAG GTTCCAAGAGCTTGGTTTGGAGAAGGGTTGGGGTGACTGCGCTCAGCGAGTGCGTGAGACTATTCACCTTCTCTTGGACCTTCTTGAGGCCCCTGAGCCGTCCGCCTTGGAGAAGTTCCTTGGAACAATCCCAATGGTGTTCAATGTTGTTATCCTCTCCCCGCATGGTTACTTTGCACAGGCTAATGTCTTGGGGTACCCTGATACCGGTGGGCAG GTTGTCTACATTTTGGATCAAGTCCGTGCTATGGAGAATGAGATGCTGCTGAGGATCAAGCAACAAGGTCTAAACATCACACCAAGGATTCTCATT GTGACCAGGTTGCTACCTGATGCGCATGGCACCACATGTGGCCAGCGCCTTGAGAAGGTCCTAGGCACTGAGCACACTCATATCCTGCGTGTGCCATTCCGAACAGAAAATGGGACTGTTCGCAAATGGATCTCGCGTTTTGAAGTCTGGCCTTACCTGGAAACTTACACCGAT GATGTGGCACACGAGATTTCTGGAGAGCTGCAGGCCACCCCTGACCTGATCATTGGGAACTACAGTGATGGCAACCTTGTTGCATGTTTGCTGGCACACAAGTTGGGTGTCACTCAT TGTACAATCGCCCATGCACTTGAGAAAACCAAGTACCCCAACTCCGACCTTTACTGGAAGAAGTTTGAGGATCACTATCACTTCTCCTGCCAGTTCACAGCTGACCTGattgcaatgaaccatgctgaCTTCATCATCACAAGTACCTTCCAGGAGATTGCTGGAAA CAAGGAAACTGTGGGGCAGTATGAGTCTCACATGGCATTCACAATGCCTGGCCTTTATCGTGTTGTCCATGGTATCGATGTCTTTGACCCCAAGTTCAACATCGTCTCTCCTGGTGCTGACATGTCCATCTACTTCCCATTCACCGAATCACAGAAGAGGCTCACCTCTCTCCATTTAGAGATAGAGGAGCTACTCTTCAGTGATGTTGAAAACACTGAGCACAA GTTTGTTCTGAAGGACAAGAAGAAGCCAATCATCTTCTCGATGGCTAGGCTAGACCATGTCAAGAATTTGACTGGTCTGGTTGAGTTGTATGGTCGGAACCCTCGCCTGCAAGAGCTAGTAAACCTTGTGGTTGTCTGTGGTGACCATGGCAAGGAATCCAAGGACAAAGAAGAGCAGGCTGAGTTCAAGAAGATGTTTAATCTGATCGAGCAGTACAATTTGAATGGCCACATCCGCTGGATCTCCGCTCAGATGAACCGTGTCCGCAATGGTGAGCTCTACCGCTACATCTGCGACATGAGGGGAGCCTTTGTGCAG CCCGCTCTCTATGAGGCCTTTGGGCTAACTGTGATTGAGGCCATGACCTGTGGTCTTCCAACATTTGCAACTGCCTATGGTGGTCCAGCCGAGATCATCGTGCACGGCGTGTCTGGCTACCACATTGATCCTTACCAGAACGACAAGGCCTCGGCGCTGCTCGTGGAGTTCTTTGAGAAGTGTCAGGAAGACCCAAACCACTGGATCAAGATCTCGCAGGGTGGACTTCAGCGCATCGAGGAGAA GTACACATGGAAGCTCTACTCTGAGAGGCTGATGACTCTCTCCGGTGTCTACGGTTTCTGGAAGTATGTCACCAACCTCGACAGGCGTGAGACACGCCGCTACCTGGAGATGCTGTACGCCCTCAAGTACCGCAAGATG GCTACCACCGTTCCATTGGCCATTGAGGGAGAGGCCTCCACCAAATGA